In Rhodoligotrophos defluvii, a genomic segment contains:
- a CDS encoding amino acid ABC transporter ATP-binding protein, which yields MKSTYDVMPLLAEGDRTMPGAASASIGANKVEARPAAHKGVPAITFAGVSKSYGPNPVLVDFDLAVQPGEKVTLIGPSGSGKTTVLRLAMTLEKPSAGDILLFGESMFFDRAGRPKSPREEAAIRRQCGMVFQQFNLFPHMTVLDNLLLAPRTVLKLPKAESEALALEHLRLVGLSEKTRAYPGQLSGGQQQRIAIARALVLRPKILLLDEITSALDPELAGEVLDVVRNVAREMNISLLIVTHEMRFAREVSDRIVMFDAGRVVEQGPPEQIFGAPRSERTRAFLQSVLNH from the coding sequence ATGAAAAGCACATATGACGTCATGCCCCTTTTGGCCGAGGGGGACAGGACCATGCCCGGGGCGGCATCGGCCTCGATCGGCGCAAACAAGGTCGAAGCGCGCCCCGCAGCCCACAAAGGTGTTCCCGCCATCACATTCGCCGGCGTGTCGAAGTCGTACGGCCCCAACCCCGTGCTCGTCGATTTCGATCTCGCGGTGCAGCCAGGGGAAAAGGTCACCCTCATCGGACCGAGCGGCTCGGGCAAGACCACCGTGCTTCGGCTTGCCATGACCCTGGAGAAGCCGAGCGCGGGCGATATCCTGCTGTTCGGCGAAAGCATGTTCTTCGATCGCGCCGGCCGGCCGAAATCGCCACGGGAAGAGGCCGCGATCCGGCGCCAGTGCGGAATGGTGTTCCAGCAGTTCAACCTGTTTCCGCACATGACCGTGCTGGACAATCTGCTGCTCGCGCCACGCACCGTACTCAAGCTGCCGAAGGCGGAGAGCGAGGCCCTGGCGCTCGAGCACCTGCGCCTCGTGGGGCTCTCCGAAAAGACCAGGGCCTATCCCGGGCAACTCTCCGGCGGGCAGCAGCAGCGCATCGCGATCGCGCGGGCTCTGGTGTTGCGCCCCAAGATCCTGCTCTTGGACGAGATCACCTCGGCGCTCGATCCGGAGCTGGCTGGCGAGGTGCTCGACGTGGTGCGCAACGTCGCCCGCGAGATGAACATCTCGCTGCTCATCGTCACCCACGAGATGCGGTTCGCCCGCGAGGTGTCCGATCGCATCGTGATGTTCGATGCCGGCCGGGTGGTCGAACAGGGGCCGCCGGAGCAGATCTTCGGGGCGCCGCGCTCGGAGCGGACCAGAGCCTTTCTACAATCGGTCTTGAACCACTAA
- a CDS encoding enoyl-CoA hydratase/isomerase family protein: protein MGCVTLETAGDIAVIRFDNPGKLNAFTRAMRAEAVRLLAEIGGDAQHAGAVLTGAGEAFCAGQDLNEAAQWDENTPWVEEFEAFARGLLSFRKPLVAAVNGVAAGGGFQMALMCDSRIGHPGVRMGQTEVRRGLASVTGTWLLQRSVGDARARELALSARLMDADELHGLGLLNLVVPPEQVLEVALSACRRLAESPAGSFALTKGWLYDSLSDELGQVFADAVRQHRRAFESGISQAGARAFLGGDHRASP from the coding sequence GTGGGGTGCGTCACGCTTGAAACGGCCGGCGATATCGCGGTCATTCGCTTCGATAATCCTGGAAAACTCAACGCCTTCACGCGGGCCATGCGGGCGGAGGCCGTGCGGCTGCTGGCCGAAATCGGTGGCGATGCCCAACATGCCGGCGCGGTGCTGACCGGGGCCGGCGAGGCATTTTGCGCCGGCCAGGATCTGAACGAAGCCGCGCAATGGGACGAGAATACGCCTTGGGTCGAGGAGTTCGAGGCCTTCGCCCGCGGGCTGCTCTCGTTCAGGAAGCCGCTGGTGGCGGCCGTGAACGGGGTCGCCGCCGGTGGCGGCTTTCAGATGGCGCTGATGTGCGACAGCCGCATCGGCCATCCCGGCGTTCGCATGGGCCAGACCGAGGTGCGCCGGGGACTGGCATCAGTCACCGGGACGTGGCTGCTGCAGCGAAGCGTGGGGGATGCGCGGGCGCGAGAGCTGGCACTCAGCGCGCGCCTGATGGACGCCGACGAGCTGCACGGCCTCGGGCTGCTCAACCTCGTCGTGCCCCCCGAGCAGGTGCTGGAGGTAGCGCTTTCGGCGTGCAGGCGATTGGCCGAGAGTCCGGCGGGAAGCTTCGCGCTGACCAAGGGCTGGCTTTACGACAGCCTATCCGACGAGCTCGGCCAGGTTTTCGCGGATGCCGTGCGCCAGCACCGCCGCGCTTTCGAAAGCGGCATATCCCAAGCCGGCGCACGGGCCTTCTTGGGCGGGGACCACCGCGCGTCGCCCTGA
- a CDS encoding alpha/beta hydrolase family protein, with protein MRGLYLGCFMGLAGFALAHASGDDVFPENDLLNDTVMSESACAAKGNAVWIEIAGRGDCIRYYHSNLAGAEGAVAYIRGDRLFKDKPINYTDNAAKAQQAFVEAAASELNYPVIFVARPGTYGSSGDHRRRRELREAQLLDEALRKIQERHHLKQVALAAQSGGASMAAYVVTRRPDIECVALTGASLSMAAIQNAIDDGTALAQYMNPMFYDPVRHVSEIDANERRRIFVIYDKQDRFVPEVNQKAYADAVREAGHQVWLVEGQAVGSANHTLDRTGRHVAAWCARGVPTDVILDRIKRGEITG; from the coding sequence ATGCGAGGGTTGTACTTGGGCTGCTTCATGGGCCTGGCCGGATTCGCCTTGGCTCACGCGAGTGGCGATGACGTTTTTCCGGAGAACGATCTGCTGAATGACACGGTCATGTCGGAAAGCGCGTGCGCGGCCAAGGGCAATGCCGTCTGGATAGAGATCGCAGGACGGGGCGACTGCATCCGGTATTATCACAGCAATCTTGCCGGTGCGGAGGGGGCTGTCGCCTATATTCGCGGCGACAGGCTGTTCAAAGACAAGCCCATCAACTACACCGATAACGCCGCAAAGGCACAACAGGCGTTCGTCGAGGCGGCGGCCAGCGAGTTGAACTACCCCGTGATCTTCGTCGCGCGGCCGGGCACCTATGGCTCGTCCGGCGACCACAGACGCCGCCGCGAGCTGCGGGAAGCGCAGCTGTTGGACGAAGCGCTCCGCAAAATTCAGGAACGGCATCATCTGAAGCAGGTCGCTCTCGCCGCGCAGTCAGGCGGAGCTTCCATGGCGGCATATGTGGTGACCCGCCGGCCGGACATCGAATGCGTAGCGCTCACCGGCGCGTCGCTTTCCATGGCGGCAATCCAGAACGCCATCGACGATGGGACTGCCTTGGCCCAATACATGAACCCGATGTTTTATGATCCCGTAAGGCACGTCTCCGAAATCGATGCCAACGAACGGCGCAGAATATTCGTGATCTACGACAAGCAAGACCGGTTTGTGCCGGAAGTGAATCAGAAGGCCTATGCCGACGCCGTGCGAGAGGCGGGACATCAGGTCTGGCTGGTGGAGGGACAGGCCGTCGGTTCGGCCAACCACACCCTCGATCGGACCGGGCGGCATGTTGCGGCCTGGTGCGCGCGGGGCGTTCCCACCGACGTGATCCTGGATCGGATCAAGCGTGGCGAGATCACGGGCTGA
- a CDS encoding ornithine cyclodeaminase family protein, with protein sequence MKTTCCEPGSNADAPIFLSEAEAAKRLTPALLLETVETTLRQLAAERATVATPSMIAVEDARGRRAFKAMPGALPEQNVAGVKWVGTFDRNAQAGLPRAPATVVLTDFTNGTLLGIVEATGLTAWRTAAMATVAARHAGLASPARIAVLGFGAIGKALAALLAHGFPQAEIRVWSRDQRKTDADAQALLEETGIRVTPAARVEQAVDRASIIVTATGLSADAPFLSRSMVKTPAFICGLGSYQELADDLILAADTLIVDDWQAATKRGNLAPLIKAGRLTPERLDASLAEWVAGKLAGRAHPHLTVASFTGLGVLDVAMAAKLLGR encoded by the coding sequence ATGAAAACAACGTGCTGCGAGCCCGGGTCCAATGCGGATGCCCCCATATTCCTGTCCGAAGCTGAGGCAGCCAAGCGGCTGACGCCGGCACTGCTCCTGGAAACGGTCGAAACGACACTCCGGCAGCTTGCCGCAGAGCGCGCGACGGTGGCCACCCCATCGATGATTGCCGTCGAAGATGCGCGGGGGCGGCGAGCCTTCAAAGCCATGCCGGGCGCGTTGCCGGAGCAGAACGTGGCGGGCGTGAAATGGGTCGGCACCTTCGACCGGAACGCTCAGGCGGGTCTTCCTCGCGCGCCGGCAACGGTGGTTCTGACGGACTTCACCAACGGCACGCTGCTGGGGATCGTCGAGGCCACGGGGCTCACCGCCTGGCGCACAGCGGCAATGGCCACGGTCGCGGCAAGGCACGCGGGACTTGCTTCGCCTGCACGGATCGCCGTGCTGGGATTTGGCGCCATCGGCAAGGCACTTGCAGCTCTGCTCGCCCATGGCTTTCCGCAGGCCGAAATCCGCGTCTGGAGCAGAGACCAGCGCAAGACGGATGCGGATGCCCAGGCGCTGCTGGAGGAGACCGGCATTCGCGTAACGCCTGCCGCGCGCGTTGAACAGGCCGTGGACCGAGCCTCCATCATCGTCACGGCAACGGGCCTTTCCGCCGACGCGCCGTTTCTCAGCCGCTCGATGGTGAAGACGCCTGCCTTCATCTGCGGCTTGGGCTCCTACCAAGAGCTGGCTGACGACCTCATCCTCGCCGCCGACACCTTGATCGTCGACGACTGGCAAGCCGCGACCAAGCGCGGCAACCTGGCGCCCCTGATCAAAGCCGGGCGACTGACGCCCGAACGGTTGGATGCGAGCCTGGCGGAGTGGGTGGCGGGCAAGCTCGCTGGCCGCGCCCACCCGCACCTTACCGTTGCTTCGTTCACCGGCCTCGGCGTGCTCGACGTTGCGATGGCGGCCAAGCTCCTTGGCCGCTGA
- a CDS encoding YbaK/EbsC family protein, which translates to MTPEAMRKYLAEYAPDLKIVELGEAHTTDYISRAWNVLPAQVAKTLTLRVADDAVIVVTCGDSRLDNRKVKEALGGKGRMLPGPEASAITGHPVGGITPLCLAAPLPVYFDIQLKRFDEVVTAAGSTHAAIRIPPERFAELVQAKWVDVCKDQ; encoded by the coding sequence ATGACACCCGAAGCCATGCGGAAATATCTGGCCGAATATGCGCCCGACTTGAAAATCGTCGAATTGGGCGAAGCGCATACGACTGACTACATCTCGCGCGCGTGGAACGTTCTGCCCGCTCAGGTGGCCAAGACGCTGACATTGCGCGTGGCCGACGATGCAGTCATCGTCGTCACCTGCGGTGACTCGCGGCTCGACAACCGCAAGGTCAAGGAAGCGCTCGGCGGCAAAGGCCGGATGTTGCCCGGGCCCGAGGCGTCCGCGATCACCGGCCATCCCGTGGGCGGCATCACGCCGCTTTGCCTTGCCGCGCCGCTGCCCGTGTATTTCGACATTCAATTGAAGCGTTTCGACGAGGTCGTCACGGCAGCCGGCTCGACCCATGCGGCCATACGCATCCCGCCGGAGCGCTTTGCCGAACTCGTCCAGGCCAAATGGGTGGACGTCTGCAAGGACCAATAG
- a CDS encoding fumarylacetoacetate hydrolase family protein, with protein MTPQTEIQKYVRFESAGRIAYGRWKDGVIEELEGSIYEGARPTGATFRSEDVRLLVPCEPSKVVAVGLNYASHQTFVKSAEGGFTLPGGKPMDMTKPVIFAKFPSSLIPDGAEIVFPEGASNVHFEGELALVIGKKATRVSEAEARNYVFGVSICNDLVDREWLLNDLQWFRAKGADGFGPIGPAIVTGLDYSNLRLRTWVNGELWQDSSTSELVYSPDKLLSYVSQFVTLMPGDVIFTGTPGKTRAVTHGDTIEIEIEGVGRLCNSVAA; from the coding sequence ATGACGCCACAAACCGAAATTCAGAAATATGTCCGGTTCGAGAGCGCCGGTCGCATCGCCTATGGCCGGTGGAAGGACGGCGTGATCGAGGAACTGGAGGGCTCGATCTACGAGGGAGCCAGACCGACCGGCGCCACTTTCCGCTCCGAGGATGTGCGCTTGCTGGTGCCTTGCGAGCCATCCAAGGTCGTCGCGGTGGGCCTGAATTACGCGAGCCACCAGACATTCGTGAAGTCCGCAGAGGGCGGCTTCACTTTGCCGGGCGGCAAGCCCATGGATATGACGAAGCCCGTGATCTTTGCCAAGTTTCCCTCGAGCCTGATCCCCGACGGCGCGGAGATCGTCTTTCCGGAAGGCGCAAGCAACGTGCATTTCGAGGGCGAGTTGGCGCTCGTGATCGGAAAGAAGGCAACGCGCGTGAGCGAAGCCGAAGCCAGGAACTACGTCTTCGGCGTTTCGATTTGCAACGATCTCGTCGACCGCGAATGGCTGTTGAACGACCTGCAATGGTTCCGCGCCAAGGGTGCCGACGGCTTCGGCCCGATCGGGCCGGCGATCGTGACGGGGCTGGACTACTCCAACCTGCGCTTGCGGACCTGGGTCAACGGCGAATTGTGGCAGGATTCGTCCACAAGCGAACTGGTCTATTCGCCAGACAAGCTGCTCAGCTACGTCTCTCAGTTCGTGACGCTGATGCCGGGCGACGTGATCTTTACCGGGACCCCCGGCAAGACGCGGGCGGTGACACACGGTGACACGATCGAAATCGAGATCGAAGGTGTCGGCCGCCTCTGCAACTCGGTTGCCGCCTAA
- a CDS encoding AraC family transcriptional regulator — MDFDKLSRDRVRTLDDGQAGIRRMEAFFHGTPYSLHRHDSYAIGITLFGLQCFFYRGRRYRARPGQVHILFPDELHDGGAGTQDGFAYRIAYIDPCLLQQALGGRALPFVRNPVLTADSAWASLLDKLWEPDLCEDEFLRTEFVADAVDCLETAAGSRSAGRPGSIAFERLCKVREAIIQDPARRLDAAALERLADMDRWSIARSFRAAFGTSPSRFRTMRQLERARERLEAGMPLAEAALDAGFADQSHMTRRFREAFGMSPRQWKRATFGA; from the coding sequence GTGGACTTCGATAAGCTTTCCCGGGACAGGGTGCGTACTCTGGATGACGGACAAGCCGGCATCCGGCGCATGGAGGCGTTCTTCCATGGCACGCCCTATTCGCTGCACCGGCATGACAGCTATGCGATCGGTATCACACTCTTCGGGCTTCAGTGCTTCTTCTACCGGGGACGCCGGTATCGGGCACGGCCTGGGCAGGTTCACATCCTTTTTCCCGATGAACTGCACGATGGCGGGGCGGGAACGCAAGACGGTTTCGCCTATCGCATCGCCTATATCGATCCATGCCTCCTGCAACAGGCTTTGGGCGGGCGGGCATTGCCTTTCGTTCGGAACCCGGTGCTGACAGCCGACAGCGCATGGGCGTCGTTGCTTGACAAGCTCTGGGAGCCGGACCTTTGCGAAGACGAGTTCTTGCGGACCGAATTCGTCGCCGATGCGGTCGATTGCTTGGAAACCGCCGCCGGAAGCCGGTCTGCCGGGCGTCCCGGGTCTATTGCGTTCGAGCGTCTGTGCAAGGTGCGCGAAGCAATCATTCAGGATCCGGCCCGACGCCTTGACGCCGCCGCTCTCGAACGTCTGGCCGATATGGACCGGTGGAGCATCGCGCGCAGCTTTCGCGCGGCTTTCGGAACCAGCCCGAGCCGGTTCCGCACGATGCGGCAACTGGAACGCGCGCGCGAGCGCCTCGAAGCCGGCATGCCGCTGGCTGAGGCGGCCCTGGATGCCGGCTTTGCCGACCAGAGCCACATGACGAGGCGGTTTCGCGAGGCGTTCGGCATGTCGCCGCGCCAGTGGAAGCGAGCCACGTTCGGCGCCTGA
- a CDS encoding branched-chain amino acid aminotransferase produces MAIGKTIATYYEGRWIDGNVPIIRAADHAAWLGTQVFDGARFFEGAAPDLDRHCARVVRSAEVMGMVAPVTAEEIESLVRAELRRFSPEATLYIRPMMWSRDGGPGVIDLNPDSTGFAICLEDMPFPPIGAYSLTVSPYRRPRQDMAVTEAKTGSLYPNNGRILTEARSRGFSNALSLDADGNVAETASMNAFAVKDGVVFTPVPNGCFLNGITRQRVMKLLRDDGVEVVETTMSLDDFAEADEIFLTGNISKVMPVTRYQDRELQIGPVAKRARSLYREFAKSAAALV; encoded by the coding sequence GTGGCGATCGGCAAGACAATCGCGACCTACTACGAAGGCCGATGGATCGATGGCAACGTTCCGATCATACGGGCGGCGGACCATGCAGCCTGGCTTGGAACCCAGGTTTTCGACGGCGCGCGCTTTTTCGAGGGTGCAGCGCCGGACCTCGATCGTCATTGCGCGCGAGTGGTCAGGTCGGCCGAAGTCATGGGCATGGTCGCGCCTGTCACGGCCGAGGAAATCGAGTCACTGGTCCGGGCGGAACTTAGGAGGTTCTCGCCCGAAGCCACGCTTTACATTAGGCCGATGATGTGGTCGCGGGATGGGGGACCCGGCGTGATCGATCTCAATCCCGATTCCACCGGCTTTGCAATCTGCCTCGAAGACATGCCTTTCCCACCGATCGGCGCTTACTCCCTGACCGTGTCGCCCTACCGGCGGCCGCGCCAGGATATGGCGGTTACCGAAGCCAAGACAGGATCGCTCTATCCCAATAATGGGCGAATCCTGACCGAAGCCCGGTCGCGCGGCTTTTCCAATGCATTGTCGCTCGATGCGGACGGCAATGTGGCGGAGACGGCCAGCATGAATGCCTTTGCTGTCAAGGACGGCGTCGTCTTCACGCCGGTTCCGAACGGCTGTTTCCTCAACGGAATAACCCGGCAGCGGGTGATGAAGCTGCTTCGCGACGACGGTGTCGAAGTGGTCGAAACGACGATGTCCCTCGACGATTTCGCCGAAGCGGATGAGATTTTCCTGACCGGCAACATTTCGAAGGTCATGCCTGTCACCCGCTACCAGGATCGGGAGTTGCAAATCGGTCCCGTGGCAAAGAGAGCCCGGTCGCTTTACCGGGAGTTTGCGAAGTCCGCTGCAGCGCTGGTTTGA
- a CDS encoding LysR family transcriptional regulator, whose protein sequence is MEFRELEAFRATVLHGTVSSAAAYLGISQPTISRLLSDLEHSLGFPLFVRRKGRIVPTEQGMDFYHSLQEVFDALTRLKSRSEAMRKESFRTLTIISMPALSMTVVPQIIDRFLARVPEATVRLMTVDVPTYFRMVREAHVDAGFGNQIGDQPGIEQETLATVDYICALPQGHRLAEREHVTLEEIRKEPLISLSELNENIFRQHDRLLAAGQYTGRTSIQTQNSATAYALVRRGLGIALLEPFSASFWEANGVVTRPFRPRLSYRYSVSINRNTKPNRSLKTLLRIAREVFRPYDRGQAS, encoded by the coding sequence TTGGAGTTCCGCGAGCTAGAAGCCTTTCGGGCCACGGTTCTCCACGGAACCGTCTCGTCTGCTGCCGCCTATCTCGGCATCAGCCAACCGACCATCAGCCGCTTGCTGTCCGATCTGGAGCACTCGCTGGGGTTTCCGTTGTTCGTGCGGCGCAAGGGGCGGATTGTGCCGACCGAGCAAGGGATGGACTTCTATCACAGCCTGCAGGAAGTCTTCGATGCGCTGACTCGCCTGAAGTCGCGCAGCGAAGCTATGCGCAAGGAGAGCTTTCGCACCCTTACGATCATTTCAATGCCGGCCCTGTCCATGACCGTGGTGCCGCAGATCATCGACCGGTTCCTGGCGCGGGTACCGGAGGCAACGGTGAGACTCATGACCGTGGATGTCCCGACCTATTTCCGGATGGTCAGGGAGGCGCATGTGGATGCAGGCTTTGGAAATCAGATCGGCGATCAGCCCGGGATCGAGCAGGAAACGCTGGCAACTGTCGATTATATCTGCGCCCTGCCGCAGGGCCACAGGCTCGCAGAACGTGAGCATGTGACGCTCGAAGAGATCCGTAAGGAGCCGCTGATATCCCTATCGGAGCTCAACGAAAATATATTTCGGCAGCATGATCGGCTACTCGCCGCCGGGCAATATACCGGCAGGACATCCATCCAAACACAGAATTCCGCCACCGCTTATGCGCTCGTGCGGCGAGGGTTGGGGATTGCGCTGCTCGAGCCGTTCTCGGCGAGCTTCTGGGAAGCCAACGGCGTCGTAACCCGGCCGTTCCGTCCGAGACTGAGCTACCGCTATTCGGTGAGCATCAACCGCAACACCAAGCCAAACCGATCTCTCAAGACGCTGTTGCGGATCGCGCGCGAAGTATTTCGCCCCTATGACAGGGGCCAGGCGAGCTAA
- the argE gene encoding acetylornithine deacetylase yields the protein MSTLEILEKLVGFDTTSSKSNREMTLWIRDYLMGFGVQSALAPNAEGTKFNLAARIGPNAPDGIALSSHSDVVPVEDQNWDTPPFRLTRRGSRLYGRGACDMKGFLACTLAAVPRLMAAELKRPVDIIVSYDEEIGCLGTRPLLDTLQRQALPPSMVIVGEPTAMAIVDSHPGAHAEIVRFFGRAGHSSRPERAVSAVEMGLDFLWRLRELARGEDVAKTGLLLNLARFRGGTAHNIIAGEAEVEWSARFDARDALDKVVVGAARLARELEIRMKSIDPACRVETEERLDIPALLPVRDNPAFALCARLTGRNAAERAAYGTEAGFFQQAGLSTVVCGPGDIAQAHAPNEFIEESQLASCDAFLARLAEELSAP from the coding sequence ATGAGCACACTCGAAATCCTGGAAAAACTCGTCGGATTCGACACGACCAGCAGCAAGTCGAATCGTGAGATGACGCTGTGGATCCGGGACTATCTCATGGGCTTCGGCGTGCAGAGCGCTCTTGCTCCGAACGCCGAAGGCACCAAGTTCAACTTGGCCGCGCGCATCGGGCCGAACGCGCCCGACGGCATCGCGCTCAGCAGCCATTCGGATGTGGTGCCGGTCGAGGATCAGAACTGGGACACACCACCGTTCCGACTTACCCGTCGCGGGTCGCGGCTCTACGGCCGCGGCGCCTGCGACATGAAGGGATTTCTCGCCTGCACGCTTGCGGCGGTGCCGCGCCTCATGGCAGCGGAGCTGAAGCGGCCGGTCGACATCATCGTCAGTTATGACGAAGAGATCGGCTGTCTCGGAACCCGACCGCTCCTCGATACGCTGCAGCGGCAGGCCCTCCCTCCTTCCATGGTCATCGTCGGGGAACCGACCGCGATGGCGATTGTCGACAGCCATCCTGGCGCCCATGCCGAGATCGTACGCTTTTTCGGACGCGCCGGCCATTCCAGCCGCCCGGAACGTGCGGTCAGTGCTGTCGAAATGGGTCTCGATTTCCTCTGGCGGCTGCGCGAGCTGGCAAGAGGCGAGGATGTTGCCAAGACAGGGCTGCTTCTGAATCTTGCCCGGTTCCGCGGCGGCACGGCGCATAACATCATCGCGGGCGAAGCAGAGGTTGAATGGTCGGCCCGTTTCGATGCACGGGACGCGTTGGACAAGGTGGTAGTCGGCGCGGCGCGGCTGGCCCGCGAACTCGAAATCCGCATGAAAAGCATCGATCCGGCCTGTCGAGTCGAAACCGAAGAGCGTCTTGACATCCCGGCTCTGCTGCCCGTGAGGGACAATCCCGCTTTCGCGCTCTGTGCCCGCCTGACCGGGCGCAATGCGGCGGAGCGTGCGGCATACGGTACGGAGGCGGGTTTCTTTCAGCAGGCGGGACTCTCAACCGTGGTCTGCGGGCCCGGCGACATCGCTCAGGCACATGCCCCAAACGAATTCATCGAAGAATCGCAGCTCGCAAGTTGCGACGCTTTCCTAGCGCGGCTGGCAGAGGAACTCTCCGCGCCCTAG
- a CDS encoding MFS transporter — protein MAAEHFDKGIRTGMPPAGPGSRRAVIAATIGNLLETYDFAVYGFFAITISKLFFPAENDTAALLLTVGTFGVGFFMRPIGAVILGSMADHKGRKFTLSVTILLMALGTAMIGLAPTYDSIGLWAPAIIVVARLIQGFSAGGEIGTATAFMVEHAPAGRRGLFASFQQASQACALLLGSLVGVAVTGLLSQEALESWGWRVPFLLGLLIGPVGFYIRAKTGETGEFIQAASQRKESALSEALRLHKRSIVIGFGITVTWTVCTYFFLVYMPTYAVRELALPQSTAFLANSISLAIILVLAPMFGALSDRIGRRPLLLWPAIAIALLTYPLLAFLTGSPGTGSLIAFQAIFAVLIAAFTGTAPSAIAEICPPAVRSTGTSIAYNLAVTIFGGFAPFIATWLIASTGSSLSPAAYVTAAVTLGTTLVFLLHPARLETAARVEASGTALFSRMTRR, from the coding sequence ATGGCAGCGGAACACTTCGACAAAGGTATTCGGACCGGCATGCCCCCGGCAGGACCGGGATCACGTCGTGCCGTCATAGCAGCAACGATAGGCAACCTGCTCGAAACCTATGATTTTGCGGTCTATGGCTTCTTCGCCATCACCATATCGAAACTGTTTTTCCCGGCGGAGAACGACACCGCGGCATTGCTTCTGACGGTGGGCACCTTCGGCGTCGGCTTTTTCATGCGCCCGATAGGCGCTGTCATCCTTGGCAGTATGGCGGACCACAAGGGCCGCAAATTCACCCTTTCGGTGACCATCCTGCTTATGGCGCTTGGAACGGCCATGATTGGCTTGGCCCCCACCTATGACAGCATTGGGTTGTGGGCCCCCGCCATCATTGTCGTGGCCCGGCTCATCCAAGGATTTTCTGCGGGTGGGGAAATCGGGACGGCCACGGCTTTCATGGTCGAGCATGCACCGGCGGGCCGGCGTGGCTTGTTCGCGAGTTTTCAGCAGGCGAGCCAGGCATGTGCACTTCTGCTGGGGTCTCTCGTCGGTGTAGCCGTGACCGGACTCCTTTCTCAGGAAGCACTGGAAAGCTGGGGATGGCGCGTGCCGTTCCTGCTTGGCCTTCTCATCGGGCCCGTCGGCTTCTATATCCGCGCAAAGACCGGGGAGACGGGGGAATTCATCCAGGCAGCCAGCCAGAGGAAGGAGTCCGCGCTCAGCGAAGCCCTGCGCCTTCACAAGCGCAGCATCGTGATCGGCTTCGGAATTACTGTTACCTGGACCGTCTGCACCTACTTCTTTCTCGTTTACATGCCCACCTATGCGGTTCGCGAGCTTGCACTTCCGCAGAGCACGGCGTTTCTCGCCAATAGCATCAGTCTGGCGATCATCTTGGTGCTCGCGCCGATGTTCGGTGCTCTCTCCGACCGTATCGGCCGCAGGCCGTTGCTGCTCTGGCCGGCAATCGCGATCGCTCTTCTGACCTATCCGCTCCTTGCCTTCCTGACGGGATCGCCGGGAACCGGGTCATTGATCGCCTTTCAAGCAATATTTGCGGTTCTGATCGCCGCCTTCACCGGGACCGCACCGTCCGCGATTGCGGAGATTTGCCCGCCAGCAGTGAGATCCACAGGAACGTCGATCGCCTACAATCTGGCCGTCACCATATTCGGTGGATTTGCACCGTTCATTGCAACCTGGCTGATCGCCAGCACCGGAAGCAGCCTGTCGCCTGCAGCCTATGTGACAGCGGCCGTGACCTTAGGCACGACATTGGTTTTTCTTCTGCACCCAGCCAGGCTGGAAACGGCAGCTCGCGTCGAGGCGAGCGGAACGGCGCTTTTCAGCCGGATGACGCGGCGGTGA
- a CDS encoding glutathione S-transferase family protein, whose amino-acid sequence MTPTITAFERSPDRGKGLARDMRVRWALEEVGQPYDVRLVSFKAMKEPAHRALHPFGQIPTYEDGDLVLFESGAIVLHIAERHGGLLPEDANGRARAIAWMFAALNTVEPPIFDRDLVRILERDEPWYEQRLRFLEDSIRKRLGDLSCRLGDADWLDGAFSAGDLLMVTVLRRLNGSGILEEYPNLAAYVARGEARAAYKRAFDAQLAVFTAASSG is encoded by the coding sequence GTGACCCCCACCATCACCGCTTTTGAACGGTCGCCCGATCGCGGCAAGGGGCTGGCGCGTGACATGCGCGTTCGCTGGGCGCTCGAAGAAGTGGGCCAGCCTTACGACGTTCGTCTTGTTTCCTTCAAAGCGATGAAGGAACCCGCGCATCGCGCGCTTCATCCTTTCGGGCAGATTCCGACCTATGAAGACGGCGATCTCGTCCTGTTCGAGTCGGGGGCGATCGTGCTCCATATCGCCGAGCGCCATGGGGGGCTGCTGCCAGAGGACGCGAACGGCCGGGCACGCGCGATCGCGTGGATGTTTGCCGCGCTCAACACGGTAGAGCCGCCGATCTTCGACCGCGATCTCGTCAGGATCCTCGAGCGGGACGAGCCCTGGTACGAGCAGCGGCTGCGTTTCCTCGAGGACAGCATCCGGAAGCGGCTGGGCGACCTTTCCTGTCGCCTTGGCGATGCCGACTGGCTCGATGGCGCGTTCAGCGCCGGTGACCTGCTGATGGTAACCGTGCTGCGCAGGCTGAACGGATCGGGCATTCTGGAGGAATATCCGAACCTCGCCGCCTATGTCGCCCGCGGTGAAGCGAGGGCCGCCTACAAGCGTGCTTTCGACGCTCAGTTGGCGGTTTTCACCGCCGCGTCATCCGGCTGA